The following is a genomic window from Bacillota bacterium.
ACCCTTATTTTCATCTCGCTCCGTTGGGCTTGAAAAATTGCGCTAGACGAAAAATGCATACATAAACCCCATAATAACCGGCCCAAGTCAAGAGAAGATCCTTTTTACGTTCTCCTTCTCTACAATTTACTGTTATATGAGCAGACTACCCCCTATGCAGGCAGCGGCGAAACTGGACGCAGGCAGTTGATTGTGATAGAATAGCCTCAAACGGGGGCGGATTGTGCCTGGTGGTACGCCCGGACTTCAAATCCGGCGAGAGGTATGACGGTGTCTCTGGTGGGTTCGATTTCCCACACGCTCCCGCCAGTTTTTTATTTGGTAGCAGGGTGTTGAGGGTCAGAAAAGCCTTTTTTACGAAAATTTCATATCTGCTCGTATACATCAAAAATTCCCCGTAGCAGCGGGAGATTTTTTTCTGTAGGCAGGTACATATAATTTTCCCCTTTTGTACGCTTGCATGATCGACAGGTGCCGGGATCGATCCTCAGTCTTGAGGAGCGCTAGCCGGTTTAGCTTAAAAATACCCTGAAAAAAGTAGACCCCTATGGCATCCGGCACATGGAATCTTTCCGGACACCCTGGCAATTCGAGAAACAGCGTAACCTGGGGGCTGGAGCATGATCCGAATGGCTGCAGGAAGCAAACATCGAAAGTATCTTGTTTTTGTCGTGGTTTCTCTTGCTCTTTTCATGTCTTCGGTGGATTCAACCATTGTGGCCACCGCCCTTCCGGCCATTGAGCGCAGTCTGCGGGCGGATTTAAACTGGGCGGGGTGGGTAATCACCGCCTACCAGCTGATGACCCTGAGGATCATGCCCTTGATGGGCCGCATCAGCGACGAGTGGGGGCGCAAGCGGATCTTTATGGCCTGTGTGGCCGTTTTCACTGTGAGCTCAATGCTCTGCGCTCTTTCCCCCAACATCTACTTTTTGATCATTTTCCGGTTCTTACAGGCCCTGGGCGGGGGGGAGTTTCCTGCCCTCGGCGACGGGGATCGTCGGGGATCATTTCCGGGAAAACCGGGCTCAGGCCATCGGGTTGTTCACCAGCATCTTCCCCCTGGGCGGCATTATCGGGCCCGCCCTGGGTGGCTGGATCCTGGATGTCGCCGGGTGGAAGGCCATTTTTCTGGTCAATGTTCCCATCGGCTGCCTGGTGCTCCTGTTATCGCAAT
Proteins encoded in this region:
- a CDS encoding MFS transporter is translated as MIRMAAGSKHRKYLVFVVVSLALFMSSVDSTIVATALPAIERSLRADLNWAGWVITAYQLMTLRIMPLMGRISDEWGRKRIFMACVAVFTVSSMLCALSPNIYFLIIFRFLQALGGGEFPALGDGDRRGSFPGKPGSGHRVVHQHLPPGRHYRARPGWLDPGCRRVEGHFSGQCSHRLPGAPVIAIFTGNGSSIPPHPGGLSRGRLFRRHDAQCHVLYDPPGGSNLGLLRHGAAGFGRS